A single Pedobacter sp. PACM 27299 DNA region contains:
- a CDS encoding TolC family protein encodes MNIRFIALAAFCGLSTVSYAQTLQLPDALQRSIQNYEKIKVKEALIKASQENTNYQKSLYLPDLTVQAQQSYGTINAQNGPLYGYGGLASAATSMPLADQNWNAAFGSLYLANINWNLFTFGRIKNQVQLARVEERQSAADLEQEKFQHQVKVGAAYFNLFASQRIKYVQEKNLERAQVFMSTTLSRAASGLIPGVDASLAKAEVSNAQSARIKAYDMELEYSKILAVLLGEEYQSFTLDSVFTSKTPMLTEHELTARNTSAGKVSGTQASDPIALPLNLINHPLLQWQKSKISGSTKSEKIQRLQKLPSLSAFGVVQGRGSGFESNYVQDNSAFSKSYHKGVGIQRGNYLAGLTLSWNLTNLYRFGAKVKEQKYQTQALQNEYHLMHEELSAQAQLADAKLENAVENFEETKIQVKAAADAYRQNTTLYRSGLTTIVDLTQSLYALNRAEIDLEIARNNIWQALLLKSAAAGELSVLLNAIP; translated from the coding sequence ATGAATATCAGATTCATTGCGTTAGCGGCATTTTGCGGCTTATCGACGGTGTCGTATGCCCAAACTTTGCAGCTGCCAGACGCACTACAGCGTTCTATTCAGAACTACGAAAAAATCAAAGTAAAAGAGGCCTTAATAAAAGCTTCACAAGAAAACACAAATTATCAAAAAAGCCTGTATCTACCAGATCTTACAGTACAGGCGCAACAGAGTTATGGGACGATCAACGCGCAGAATGGTCCGTTGTATGGTTATGGAGGATTAGCTTCGGCAGCTACCTCTATGCCACTGGCAGATCAAAATTGGAATGCGGCTTTTGGATCGCTATACCTGGCCAATATCAACTGGAACCTGTTCACATTTGGCAGGATCAAAAACCAGGTGCAGCTGGCTAGAGTCGAAGAAAGGCAGTCGGCAGCCGACCTGGAGCAAGAGAAATTCCAGCATCAGGTAAAAGTAGGTGCTGCTTATTTCAACCTCTTTGCCAGTCAGCGGATCAAATATGTGCAAGAGAAAAATCTGGAGCGTGCTCAGGTATTCATGAGTACTACACTGAGCCGTGCAGCTAGCGGATTGATTCCGGGTGTGGACGCCTCCTTAGCGAAAGCGGAGGTCTCTAACGCGCAGTCTGCACGAATTAAAGCCTACGACATGGAATTGGAGTACTCCAAAATATTGGCAGTATTACTTGGAGAAGAATATCAAAGTTTTACACTGGATTCCGTATTCACCAGTAAAACTCCGATGTTGACCGAACATGAGCTGACTGCGCGTAATACTTCAGCAGGAAAAGTATCAGGAACTCAAGCTTCTGATCCGATTGCGCTACCTTTGAACCTAATCAATCATCCATTATTACAATGGCAAAAGAGCAAAATCTCGGGAAGCACGAAATCCGAAAAAATCCAGCGTTTGCAAAAACTACCTTCCTTATCTGCTTTTGGAGTAGTACAAGGGCGTGGATCCGGCTTTGAATCCAATTACGTGCAAGACAACAGTGCTTTTTCAAAATCTTATCATAAAGGCGTAGGCATACAAAGGGGGAATTACCTGGCAGGATTAACCTTGAGCTGGAACCTGACCAATCTTTATCGTTTCGGTGCTAAAGTAAAAGAGCAAAAATACCAGACGCAAGCGCTTCAAAACGAGTATCACCTGATGCATGAGGAATTGTCAGCTCAGGCCCAACTCGCAGATGCGAAACTAGAAAATGCAGTAGAAAACTTTGAAGAGACAAAAATCCAGGTTAAAGCGGCGGCGGATGCGTATCGTCAGAACACCACTTTATACCGGAGCGGCTTAACCACGATTGTGGACTTAACCCAATCGCTGTACGCCTTAAACCGAGCGGAAATCGACTTGGAGATTGCCAGAAATAATATATGGCAGGCCTTACTGTTAAAATCTGCTGCGGCAGGAGAACTGTCTGTTTTACTAAATGCCATTCCATAA
- a CDS encoding SusC/RagA family TonB-linked outer membrane protein: MKMVRIIASAFFAVLVSALCFVKAEAKPLYTAPLNYHSILIRQDTVPEDSAELKRIDKAISKKISNSAILKGTRDSVNIRVAALSPNISLQQMLKGNVAGVYVQETTGEPGAEQSMLIRGLSAPIFSRKDVYAVQPAVYLNGIPLSQDNPFAFEIQKYDFNRIGPATNLLSFIDINDVNSIEVIKDPVALAKLGPNAANGAIWVTTKNAKSGTRQISLNSYFGMVQSSKVNTVNGAYENAFRQPFYQKYATADDRANYVGYLRDSTSTDYYGPSNWNDLYFKTAPVYSLDLSLTGGSERANFRFFGGNTRSAGNADETALNRYTAGFQINMAPFEWLTLSTKINATRLDRNRNRSVRDRFGETTYLTDFTTPLSPNKALYQNFLDEYKKVIDDNTNTLLQGAVALTLKLDKISFTTSVLFDYMEGTRDAFFPSTLMEDNNFVSNYFGFNQRVILNNAFSYKYDLNKDHKFEFELGQSLQDDTYKYNYAKAYNGPNDFIKINQVDGNRDHDDYLESPYGGFYVSRFNDREKSKLLSFYGAARYQYKDLLTLRASLRNDGSSNGQPDSRWMITPAFGAEWSLKNQFLTANNLFEDLRVTASWSRIMKPFNDDRFAGGPQYRVNMGWNEEPTLPTYGGGGGIMRPYTSGWVGYGIGLPYVDQFNLGLEGSFLEGRLNGGITYYQKNDKRMVLNLPLVKESGYASINATGMDVRNTGVDLTLNAQILKRESSLSWTTGFNMNFNKNKLTALPNGLKELIIGDRLLKVGESIGAFWLYENKGIYNNSAEIPVNPANGRALTFDGNTLKAGDPIWKDQNGDYVVNDADKVLKGSRLPKFTAGWTNQFSYAGVDLTLQFFAAIGQKALNQYDASRYDFINRENSNNIGSIREVNSWQISNNAKSYTIYNPWSDVIPYRIDQDLFLENASYVKLRTVSLGYDLTKTKAIRNMKADIKRIYVYVTANNLLTMSPFTGGDPELIDYTGMYNGYGMAIPRTYTLGVKFDL, translated from the coding sequence ATGAAAATGGTCCGAATTATTGCGAGTGCGTTCTTTGCGGTCCTGGTTTCTGCCCTTTGTTTTGTAAAGGCAGAGGCAAAGCCCCTTTATACCGCTCCACTGAATTACCACAGTATTCTCATCAGACAGGATACGGTGCCCGAAGACTCTGCTGAGTTAAAAAGGATAGACAAAGCAATATCCAAGAAAATCAGTAACTCTGCTATACTTAAAGGAACCAGAGACTCTGTCAATATCAGAGTTGCAGCCTTAAGTCCAAATATTTCCCTCCAGCAAATGCTAAAAGGAAATGTAGCCGGAGTGTACGTTCAGGAAACCACCGGAGAGCCCGGCGCTGAACAAAGTATGTTGATCAGAGGACTTTCTGCTCCGATCTTCAGTAGAAAAGACGTATATGCAGTACAGCCTGCAGTGTATTTAAATGGTATTCCTTTATCTCAGGACAACCCTTTTGCTTTTGAGATCCAAAAATACGACTTCAATCGTATTGGCCCTGCCACCAACCTTTTATCCTTTATAGACATCAACGATGTCAACTCTATAGAGGTCATCAAAGACCCGGTAGCATTGGCGAAATTAGGGCCTAATGCAGCCAACGGCGCAATTTGGGTGACTACTAAAAATGCAAAATCCGGTACCAGACAAATTAGTCTGAACAGTTACTTCGGAATGGTGCAGTCCAGTAAGGTAAATACGGTGAATGGTGCGTATGAAAATGCTTTCCGCCAGCCTTTCTACCAGAAATATGCGACCGCAGATGACCGCGCTAATTATGTAGGTTATTTAAGAGATTCTACCAGTACCGACTATTATGGGCCTTCCAACTGGAACGACCTGTATTTCAAAACAGCTCCTGTTTACTCACTTGACTTAAGCTTAACCGGTGGATCTGAACGTGCAAACTTCAGATTTTTTGGCGGTAATACCCGTAGTGCCGGCAATGCCGATGAAACTGCCTTAAACAGGTATACTGCAGGATTTCAAATCAACATGGCGCCATTTGAATGGTTAACATTGTCTACCAAGATCAATGCGACCAGATTAGATAGAAACAGGAATAGAAGCGTGAGAGATCGTTTTGGTGAAACCACTTACTTGACAGATTTTACCACTCCGTTATCTCCAAATAAAGCGCTTTACCAAAACTTCTTAGATGAATATAAAAAGGTAATTGACGACAATACCAATACACTTTTACAAGGAGCAGTAGCACTGACACTGAAACTGGATAAAATCAGCTTCACCACCAGTGTGCTTTTTGACTATATGGAAGGCACCAGGGATGCTTTCTTCCCTTCTACCTTAATGGAAGACAATAATTTTGTTTCCAATTATTTTGGGTTTAACCAGCGTGTGATCCTGAATAACGCATTTAGTTATAAATATGATTTAAATAAAGACCACAAGTTCGAATTCGAATTGGGGCAGTCTTTACAGGACGATACCTATAAATATAACTACGCGAAAGCTTATAATGGGCCTAACGATTTTATCAAAATCAATCAGGTAGATGGTAATAGAGACCATGATGATTATTTGGAATCTCCTTATGGTGGATTTTATGTATCCCGTTTCAACGATCGCGAAAAGAGTAAATTACTTTCATTTTATGGCGCAGCAAGATACCAATACAAAGACCTGCTTACTTTAAGAGCCAGCCTAAGAAATGATGGTTCTTCAAATGGGCAGCCGGATAGTCGCTGGATGATAACGCCAGCATTTGGTGCGGAATGGAGCCTTAAAAACCAATTCTTAACCGCAAATAATTTATTCGAAGATTTAAGAGTAACGGCCTCCTGGTCTAGAATCATGAAGCCATTTAATGACGATCGTTTCGCTGGCGGACCTCAATACAGAGTAAACATGGGATGGAATGAAGAGCCAACTTTACCTACCTATGGTGGTGGTGGTGGTATCATGAGACCTTATACTTCTGGATGGGTAGGTTACGGCATTGGACTTCCTTATGTAGATCAGTTTAACCTGGGCTTAGAGGGCAGTTTCTTAGAAGGCCGCTTAAATGGAGGTATTACCTACTACCAAAAGAACGATAAGAGAATGGTATTGAATTTACCATTGGTGAAGGAAAGTGGTTACGCAAGTATCAATGCTACCGGAATGGATGTGAGAAATACCGGAGTAGACCTGACTTTGAATGCGCAAATTCTGAAAAGAGAAAGCAGTTTAAGCTGGACTACAGGTTTCAATATGAATTTCAATAAAAACAAACTGACTGCTTTGCCAAACGGATTGAAAGAGCTGATCATCGGCGATCGCCTCCTGAAAGTAGGAGAGTCTATTGGTGCTTTCTGGTTGTATGAAAATAAAGGAATCTATAATAACAGTGCTGAAATTCCAGTAAATCCAGCCAATGGCAGAGCATTAACATTTGATGGCAATACCTTGAAAGCTGGTGATCCGATCTGGAAAGATCAAAACGGAGACTATGTGGTAAACGATGCAGATAAAGTATTGAAAGGCAGTCGCCTTCCCAAATTTACTGCAGGGTGGACCAACCAGTTCAGTTATGCAGGTGTAGACCTGACTTTACAGTTTTTTGCAGCCATCGGACAAAAAGCATTGAATCAATATGATGCCAGCCGTTACGATTTTATCAACAGAGAAAACTCCAATAACATTGGTTCCATCAGAGAAGTAAACTCCTGGCAGATCAGCAATAACGCAAAAAGTTATACGATTTACAACCCATGGAGTGATGTGATCCCTTACCGTATCGATCAGGACCTATTCTTAGAAAATGCTTCTTATGTAAAATTAAGAACAGTTTCATTAGGATATGACCTTACGAAAACGAAAGCAATCAGAAACATGAAAGCAGACATCAAGAGAATCTATGTATATGTGACTGCCAACAACCTGCTTACCATGTCTCCATTTACAGGTGGTGATCCCGAACTAATTGATTATACGGGCATGTACAATGGTTACGGAATGGCTATTCCAAGAACCTACACGCTTGGGGTAAAGTTTGATTTATAG
- a CDS encoding efflux RND transporter periplasmic adaptor subunit has protein sequence MKRFTYILAGLTLALAACSNEKKVTEKTAAMPMMMQSFETITIHKTNPKVTLKLAGELLADQETALYAKVNSYVQQIKVDIGSKVTAGQVLVVLDAPEIQAQLATAKSKLQAQEAIYIATKSNYDRMFVADKTEGAIAKDALDQITAKKLADEAQVNAARSIYNELKAMNNYLVIRAPFSGTITNRNVDLGAYVGPMGKAADLPLLVIQSNQKLRLSLSVPEANTPYLNIGDTIRFKVKSIPQKIYMARISRKSGALDEKLRSEKIEADLLNVSQELKPMMVAETNIPLQAAEASFFIPKTALVDANLGVYVIRIENGKTKNISVAKGRMMPDQVEIFGDLKGGDEILLKATEEIEEGATVKK, from the coding sequence ATGAAAAGATTCACTTATATCCTTGCGGGATTGACGCTTGCTCTCGCCGCCTGCAGCAATGAAAAAAAAGTAACGGAAAAAACGGCAGCTATGCCGATGATGATGCAAAGTTTTGAGACGATTACCATTCATAAAACAAATCCAAAAGTTACTTTGAAGCTGGCAGGAGAGTTATTGGCAGATCAGGAAACGGCATTATATGCCAAAGTCAATAGTTATGTACAGCAGATCAAGGTCGATATTGGCTCAAAAGTGACAGCTGGCCAAGTGCTGGTGGTCTTAGATGCACCAGAGATCCAAGCCCAGCTGGCCACGGCGAAATCAAAGCTGCAAGCACAGGAAGCGATCTACATCGCGACCAAATCCAATTACGACCGGATGTTTGTTGCCGATAAAACTGAAGGCGCCATTGCCAAGGATGCTTTGGACCAGATTACGGCCAAAAAATTAGCAGATGAGGCGCAGGTAAATGCGGCGAGATCCATCTACAATGAGCTCAAAGCCATGAACAATTACCTGGTGATCCGGGCACCATTCAGCGGGACGATAACCAATAGAAATGTAGATTTAGGTGCCTATGTAGGGCCAATGGGTAAAGCGGCAGATCTACCTTTATTGGTTATACAGAGCAATCAAAAGTTGCGCTTATCGCTATCGGTGCCAGAAGCGAATACACCTTATCTAAATATTGGGGATACGATCCGGTTCAAAGTAAAGTCTATTCCTCAAAAGATATATATGGCCAGGATCTCCAGAAAATCGGGTGCCCTGGATGAGAAATTGCGTTCTGAAAAAATAGAGGCAGATCTGCTCAATGTAAGCCAGGAGTTGAAGCCAATGATGGTGGCGGAAACGAACATCCCGCTCCAAGCGGCGGAAGCCAGTTTCTTTATTCCAAAAACAGCTTTGGTGGATGCCAATCTAGGCGTATATGTGATTCGAATTGAAAATGGAAAAACCAAAAATATTTCGGTTGCTAAAGGCCGAATGATGCCGGATCAGGTAGAAATATTTGGGGACTTGAAAGGAGGAGATGAAATCCTGTTAAAAGCAACTGAAGAAATCGAAGAAGGTGCAACCGTCAAAAAATAA
- a CDS encoding RagB/SusD family nutrient uptake outer membrane protein — MINFINRNTTFNKALTALLLLAVLSANFSCKKALDVQSTRLSTEETQWTTLEDGLSGVLGMYALMRTAMASNNTHWLMGELRQGDFQATNRSDLKAIIRGDLKASYPIMNEISNWRRFYSVVNATSLFIERSGEILAKDKRYTKVNNDVDIAQARALRAFAYFYMVRIWGDVPLLTSSHDGQFEEHERTDQKKVLAFAESELLAAAKVLPIYYGWADPQLPGDYYGRNRDYWNGVLFTKISAYAILSHITAWQGKYLETEIYTKFIMENFQKDGSQSSPRYISMNDLTENGFYSPFAFKRGVQIVGFAFEYGNGEATANGHIEQLTLAAPITRKPVPDMYVPKDTILSAFKDLKDQRFGLDTITKLYRTNYFVNFNTEKPIFKKIAVVQNGDIGNDGTYAVFSSAVLFTRLEELTLLRAEALAVLGFRDEAISWLNTAAAKRGTTAFSNTSKADVMDAIFAERRRELMGEGWRWYDLVRYNRVKRNNPGFNKLLDENGIYWPISRDVLNANKKIVQNSFWN, encoded by the coding sequence ATGATAAATTTTATAAACAGGAACACAACTTTTAATAAAGCCCTAACCGCTTTGTTATTGCTGGCAGTTTTGTCAGCTAACTTCTCCTGTAAAAAGGCATTGGACGTGCAATCAACAAGGTTATCTACTGAAGAAACACAGTGGACTACATTGGAAGATGGTTTATCTGGCGTATTGGGTATGTATGCTTTAATGCGTACTGCAATGGCCAGTAACAATACCCACTGGTTAATGGGAGAATTGAGACAAGGAGATTTTCAAGCCACCAACAGGTCTGATTTAAAAGCCATCATTCGTGGAGATTTGAAAGCTTCTTATCCCATCATGAATGAGATCAGCAACTGGCGGAGATTTTACTCTGTGGTGAATGCTACGAGTTTGTTTATTGAAAGATCAGGAGAGATCCTTGCAAAAGATAAACGCTATACCAAAGTCAACAATGACGTGGATATTGCACAGGCAAGAGCTTTGAGAGCATTCGCTTATTTTTATATGGTACGCATCTGGGGTGATGTTCCTTTGCTGACTTCTTCACACGATGGACAGTTTGAAGAACATGAAAGAACCGATCAGAAGAAAGTACTGGCATTTGCAGAATCTGAATTGTTAGCTGCGGCAAAAGTGCTCCCTATTTATTATGGATGGGCAGATCCTCAGCTTCCAGGTGATTATTACGGTAGAAACCGTGATTACTGGAATGGGGTACTGTTCACCAAGATTTCTGCTTATGCAATTTTATCGCACATCACTGCATGGCAGGGAAAATATCTGGAAACGGAGATTTACACCAAATTTATCATGGAAAATTTCCAGAAAGATGGTTCACAATCTTCTCCAAGGTACATTTCTATGAACGATTTGACTGAAAACGGTTTCTACAGTCCTTTTGCCTTTAAGAGGGGAGTACAGATTGTTGGTTTCGCCTTCGAATATGGAAATGGTGAAGCAACTGCAAACGGTCACATTGAGCAGCTGACTTTAGCCGCTCCAATTACCCGTAAGCCAGTACCAGACATGTATGTGCCAAAAGACACGATTCTTAGCGCCTTTAAGGACTTGAAAGATCAACGTTTTGGACTAGATACAATTACTAAACTGTACCGCACCAATTACTTTGTGAATTTCAATACAGAAAAACCAATTTTCAAAAAGATTGCGGTTGTCCAAAATGGTGACATCGGTAATGACGGAACTTATGCCGTGTTCAGTTCAGCGGTATTATTTACCCGTCTAGAAGAATTAACTCTACTTAGGGCGGAAGCACTGGCAGTACTTGGCTTTAGAGATGAAGCGATTAGCTGGTTAAATACTGCAGCAGCGAAACGTGGTACTACCGCTTTTTCAAATACTTCTAAGGCTGACGTGATGGACGCCATTTTTGCGGAACGCAGAAGGGAGCTGATGGGCGAAGGATGGCGTTGGTATGATCTGGTAAGATACAATAGAGTCAAACGCAACAACCCTGGTTTTAATAAACTGCTGGATGAAAACGGAATCTATT
- a CDS encoding efflux RND transporter permease subunit, protein MNLLRIALRKPISIMVMVMGLLFFGIKASRNIKIDILPEMNLPVVYIAHSFNGYTPQQMEGYFTKMYVNMMLFTSGIKSIETKNTQGLTLMKLNFYEGIDMGQAIAEISALSNRSQVFLPPGAPPPFIIRFDASSQPVGQLVFRSETKTNNQLQDIANFTARPFLIAIPGLTTAPPFGGSPRTVEINIDPNKLRSHQLSPDQIVEAISRNNITAPSGNVYINDINYLTPTNNTIKVVEDFGNIPIFKGKADNLYIRDIATVKDGADITTGFALINGKRSVYINIAKSGNASTWDVVSKLKKAIPNIQNNLPDDIKISYEFDQSVYVINAVKSLILEGVLGALLTGLMVLLFLGDKRSAIIVILTIPISILSGLLFLKLFGQSINIMSLSGLALAIGILVDESTVTIENIHQHLAMGKAKSQAIWDACKEIAFPKLLILLCILAVFAPAFMMTGIPGALFMPLALAIGFSMIVSFLLSQTFVPILCNWMMEPHSVEELQKESRFDRFRNRFIDFLTSLLPKKKPVILLSFLAVGTLIYLMFSITGTDVLPAVNSSQFQLRIKAPEGTRIEKTEQKIKQVLRELETVIGKDHIAISSVFIGQHPSSFAVSPIYLYNAGPHEALMQVALKDYTGNTSLLKDEIRAHLKKKMPELQLSFEPIELTEKILSQGTNTPIEVRFSGMMKKRNIMYANRLLAKLKEIDYLRDQQIPQSLNYPALAINIDRVRAAQLGIDAQDIAKSMIATTASSRYTSKNMWVEGMMGIAYDVQVQTPQNILNSKDELANIPLSKNSARPVLGDVATIMPSTTLGESYNLGTMAYTTVTANLHQMDLGRAQKDVNAAIASLGEIPKGLNISVAGMAPVLDETMDSLLSGLLVAILVVFLMLTANFQSFKVSSIILTTVPFVALGSLVLLKITGSTLNLQSYMGIIMSVGVSIANAVLLISNAETLRLQSGDAYASAMKAAALRMRPIIMTSMAMIAGMLPMAIGHGEGGDQVSPLGRAVIGGLFASTFSVLILLPLVFAWVQGKTGTTSPSLDPEDENSLHFVKPNA, encoded by the coding sequence ATGAATTTATTACGTATAGCATTGCGCAAGCCCATTTCCATTATGGTGATGGTGATGGGGCTTTTGTTCTTCGGGATCAAAGCCTCCAGGAATATCAAGATTGATATTCTTCCGGAAATGAACCTTCCTGTGGTATATATCGCCCATTCTTTTAATGGCTATACCCCACAGCAGATGGAAGGATATTTTACTAAAATGTATGTGAATATGATGCTGTTTACCAGTGGCATCAAAAGTATAGAAACCAAAAATACACAGGGATTAACCCTGATGAAACTCAATTTCTATGAAGGGATTGATATGGGACAGGCCATTGCAGAGATCTCTGCGCTATCTAACCGCTCGCAGGTGTTCTTACCGCCAGGTGCTCCACCTCCCTTTATCATCCGTTTTGATGCTTCTTCGCAGCCTGTAGGACAGCTGGTATTCCGGAGCGAAACGAAAACGAATAATCAGTTGCAAGATATTGCCAATTTTACGGCGCGTCCCTTCCTGATTGCCATCCCCGGGCTCACTACAGCGCCGCCTTTTGGCGGTAGTCCGAGAACAGTGGAAATCAATATTGATCCGAATAAACTGCGCAGTCACCAATTATCTCCGGATCAGATTGTGGAGGCGATCAGTCGGAATAACATCACTGCGCCCTCAGGAAATGTCTATATCAATGACATCAACTATCTGACGCCAACAAACAATACCATAAAAGTGGTAGAAGATTTCGGGAATATCCCTATTTTCAAAGGAAAAGCCGACAATCTGTACATACGGGATATTGCCACGGTAAAAGATGGTGCTGACATCACTACTGGCTTCGCCTTGATCAATGGCAAGCGTTCCGTATATATCAATATCGCTAAATCCGGCAATGCATCCACTTGGGATGTAGTGAGCAAGCTAAAAAAAGCCATTCCGAATATCCAGAACAACCTTCCCGACGATATAAAAATTTCTTATGAGTTTGACCAGTCGGTTTATGTGATCAATGCGGTGAAAAGTTTAATATTAGAAGGCGTGTTAGGTGCTTTACTCACCGGACTAATGGTATTGCTGTTTTTAGGAGATAAGCGCAGCGCGATCATTGTGATCCTCACGATTCCAATTTCTATCCTTTCGGGCCTGCTGTTCCTGAAACTTTTCGGGCAATCGATTAACATTATGTCCTTATCCGGGCTGGCATTGGCGATTGGAATTTTGGTGGATGAGAGTACCGTCACCATTGAGAATATCCACCAGCATCTGGCCATGGGCAAAGCAAAATCTCAGGCGATCTGGGATGCCTGTAAAGAGATTGCCTTTCCAAAACTATTGATCCTGCTGTGTATTTTGGCTGTTTTCGCCCCAGCGTTTATGATGACTGGCATCCCGGGTGCTTTATTTATGCCTCTAGCCCTGGCCATTGGTTTCTCCATGATCGTTTCGTTTTTATTGTCGCAAACCTTCGTGCCCATTCTATGTAACTGGATGATGGAACCGCATTCGGTGGAAGAACTACAGAAAGAAAGCCGCTTTGATCGTTTTAGAAACCGCTTTATCGACTTCCTGACAAGCCTGCTGCCCAAAAAGAAACCAGTGATTCTGCTGAGTTTCCTGGCTGTTGGTACTTTGATTTACCTGATGTTCAGTATCACCGGAACAGATGTACTGCCTGCGGTTAATTCCAGTCAGTTTCAATTGAGAATCAAAGCACCGGAAGGGACTAGAATTGAAAAGACAGAGCAAAAAATCAAGCAGGTGCTGCGGGAATTGGAAACAGTGATAGGCAAAGATCATATCGCGATTTCTTCCGTGTTTATCGGACAGCACCCTTCTTCTTTTGCCGTAAGTCCGATTTACCTATACAATGCTGGCCCGCATGAAGCTTTAATGCAAGTAGCCTTAAAAGACTATACCGGAAATACCAGCCTGTTAAAAGATGAAATCCGAGCACACCTGAAAAAGAAAATGCCGGAACTCCAGCTTTCTTTTGAGCCGATCGAGCTGACAGAGAAAATCCTGAGCCAAGGGACAAACACGCCTATTGAAGTCCGCTTCTCCGGGATGATGAAAAAGAGAAACATCATGTATGCGAATAGGCTGCTGGCAAAACTGAAGGAGATTGATTATTTGAGAGATCAGCAAATTCCCCAATCTTTAAATTATCCCGCATTGGCGATCAATATCGACCGAGTCCGGGCAGCGCAATTGGGAATTGATGCTCAGGACATTGCTAAATCAATGATTGCCACGACCGCCTCTTCCCGTTACACCAGCAAAAACATGTGGGTAGAGGGGATGATGGGAATCGCTTATGATGTACAAGTGCAAACGCCTCAAAATATCCTAAACAGTAAAGATGAGCTGGCAAACATCCCGCTGTCCAAAAATTCCGCCCGACCGGTATTGGGGGATGTGGCTACGATTATGCCTAGCACTACCTTAGGCGAAAGTTATAACCTGGGGACGATGGCTTATACCACGGTGACCGCCAATCTGCACCAGATGGATCTGGGAAGGGCGCAAAAAGATGTCAATGCAGCAATTGCTTCCTTAGGGGAGATTCCTAAAGGCCTGAATATTTCTGTAGCAGGGATGGCGCCTGTACTAGACGAAACTATGGACAGCCTGCTGAGTGGATTATTAGTGGCCATATTGGTGGTTTTCTTGATGCTGACCGCCAATTTCCAATCTTTCAAAGTGTCATCTATAATATTGACCACTGTGCCTTTTGTGGCATTAGGGTCATTGGTGTTGCTTAAAATCACCGGATCAACGTTAAATCTGCAATCTTATATGGGCATTATTATGTCTGTGGGGGTGTCTATTGCGAATGCGGTACTGCTGATTAGCAATGCAGAAACGTTAAGGCTGCAAAGCGGAGATGCCTATGCTTCTGCCATGAAAGCAGCGGCTTTGAGAATGCGCCCGATCATTATGACCTCTATGGCGATGATTGCTGGCATGCTGCCCATGGCTATCGGTCATGGGGAAGGTGGAGATCAGGTATCGCCATTAGGCCGTGCGGTGATTGGTGGATTATTCGCGTCGACCTTCTCTGTATTGATTTTATTGCCATTGGTATTTGCCTGGGTACAGGGAAAAACCGGTACAACCTCTCCGTCCTTAGATCCGGAAGATGAAAACAGTTTACATTTTGTTAAACCAAACGCTTAA